The DNA window CCGATTATCATTACTAAAGACGATAACAGCGACTACCCTTACTTTGTCGAAATTCCAGATATTGACGGAATGACTGAAGGTAAGTCAATTGCAGATGCAATGGAAATGGCAAAAGACTACATTGGTACTTATTCCCTTGAAGATAAGTTACCTGAATCAAATACCAAATTGCCTCAAGCTAAAGATGGTGCAACCGTTACTCTTGTTACCATTAACGTTTCAGAATACAAGCGCAAGCATGATAACAAAGTAATTAAGAAGACTATCACCATTCCTAATTACTTAAATGAATTAGGTAAAGAAAATGGTATTAACTTTAGCGAAGTAATGACGACTGCGCTAAAAGAAAAACTTAGTGTTTAATATTTTTGTGTATTTTAAAAGCCGGCAAGCGTTGACCTGTCGGCTTTTTCTTTGCCAATTGTTTCCTAGTGCGTTCAGCATGAGCTAACATATACAATTCAGCACCGCTGCTAACAGTGCCCCAGTTCTTGTAATTTCTCATAATTATCTCCAAACAAAAAAGCCAGCCGTTAAGCTGACTTAATCATTATTTTTATCCTGAGTTTGCTTAGCAATATCATCATTACTAGAGAGCACATTAATATTACTCATAAATGATCCCACCAATGTTAAAAACGATGTTGCTCCAAAT is part of the Limosilactobacillus reuteri genome and encodes:
- a CDS encoding type II toxin-antitoxin system HicB family antitoxin; its protein translation is MDDIKVFPIIITKDDNSDYPYFVEIPDIDGMTEGKSIADAMEMAKDYIGTYSLEDKLPESNTKLPQAKDGATVTLVTINVSEYKRKHDNKVIKKTITIPNYLNELGKENGINFSEVMTTALKEKLSV